Genomic DNA from Amycolatopsis alba DSM 44262:
GGGACAGTCGACGTGACCTGAAGATGTCATCGGATCTCACTCTTTCAGGGCGGCTCTACGTCGCCGATACGTGGCACGTGTTCATCGGTAAACCGCGTAGTGACGAACCGACCTGCAGCGGTTGCCGAAGCTGTGAAGTTCCTGTATTCCCTATGAGACACTTGATCAAAGAGTCCACTGGGATTTCACTCAGTTCTACCAAGGTTTAACTGAAAAAGTTGCCACTTTCACAGTATTCAACGGATTTTGTTGATCAAATCATCTTGAAGTCCGGTTAAGCGCGTGTCCGGGTCGACGGTTGCCACCTGATGCTTCAGACATCCGTCTCCCCGGCGCCGGGTGGATTACCGGGTTCCGGGGAAGCGGATTCGCTGGCTCACCTCAGGCGAACGGTTGGCGTCATTCCTGGACAGGTCTTCGTCATCTGGTCTTGCCGAGTCAGCCAGTCTGTTGATGGCGTTCGACACGGCAAGGGGCGCGTGCACCTGGGCTACCGCGTTGAGATTCTTTTCGACGGCCTCGATGGCACGCTCCTCGTGCTTCTCTGATTTCTTTGCGAATATTGCTCACGTCAATCTCTCCTTCGGAAAGTAGTAGCGTCATTGGGTTTCCCAGGTAGTCGCGACATGAACCTCGATTTTCTTCTTTCATGCGAAAGTGGTAATGCGTCAGCCGTGTGGACGCGTTGTGGCGGCGGAGGTTTGCTCTCCGTCGACATCGTCCGCGCGCTGCGGCCTCTGAAGCAGGGGAGGCATGCACCGCTGCTTCGACAGGCGGCGCCTGTGCGGAACACCGCGCACCAATCGCGGGCTCGCTCGATCCGTGTGTGCCGGCGGGTGCTCGGTTCACCCGCCGAAGGTGACGCCGAGGACGATTCCTCGGGTCTCGGCCAGCACGACACGCACTGTCTCAGGGTTCTGTAAAGATTGCTCGCCGTGGCCGCCCGCGGTGACGATCACCGTCGCGACGTCGTGCAGTTTGACGTTGGTGTGCTGGGAGATCGTCGTCAACGCGGTGAATGCCTCCTCGGCGGTCCACCCTCGCAGCAGCATGAACATCCCTTTGGCCTGCTCGATCACCGGCTGCGTTTCCAGCGCCCGGCGCAGCTGGTCCCTCTCGACCGAGAGATCCTCCAGGTCCTCGTGTGTCGTCATGACCCGAATCTCACCGTATCCCAGGTGCGCTTCACCAACGGGGGAGGCCGGATTCTCGCAGCCATCAGGTGACCCGCTCGAGCGGCGTTCGACAGTGGAGGCAGCCGAACCCCTCGGGGCCATGGCATCGCCGTCGAATACGGCGGTCATCTTCAGGCTGACATGAGGGGAGGGACTGACGTTCGTTTGACAGACCCCCCGGACGATCGTGCTCGGCCTCGGCCTCGGCGTCGCCGGTGTCGGGTGGGGCAGCTGCACCGCGTGGTGAACCTGCGGCCGCAGCTGAGGTGTGTCGGCTGTGGCCGCCGGGTGCACGCGAGGGGTCAGCCCGCCCCGCTGTAACCCGCACCGGTGCCTCGAGTCGCGCGCCCGGTGGAGTCGGCTCACCATGGCCTTGATCCGACGTGCGGCGGGCCGGTCCCGGCCGTGGGGCGCGGTCGCGGACTTCGGCCGGGACACGTCCCCTTGCCGCCGGGGTGGTGGTTACCGGTCGTGCGCGGAGTCCGTCCCCGCCCGGTGACCGTGACCCTCTGTCCGATGGGTCGGTGGTGAGGCAAGGAGGAGTCCGATGATGTCCACACATGCCGACGGCCCGACGCGGGCGGCAGGGTCGCGGAGAGGCCGGTTCGGTCGTGCCGCGGTCGCGGTGATGGTGGTGGCGGGCGGTGTGACCGGCGTGGTCGTGTCCGCTCCGGCTGCCCACGCCGCCGGCTCGAGGATCTTCGACCGGCCGGGGTCGACCAGGTTCGTCGTGCCCGAGGGCGTCACCAGGCTCACGGTGCAGGTCTGGGGAGGCGG
This window encodes:
- a CDS encoding ANTAR domain-containing protein yields the protein MTTHEDLEDLSVERDQLRRALETQPVIEQAKGMFMLLRGWTAEEAFTALTTISQHTNVKLHDVATVIVTAGGHGEQSLQNPETVRVVLAETRGIVLGVTFGG